The Cryptococcus gattii WM276 chromosome F, complete sequence genome segment TCATGTGATAGGACTATCATTAAGAGTGCGATTATTGAGGGCTTTACCCCCACGATATCGGGTGGATATTCGTATCAAGTCGGGAACTCACCAATCCGAGCATGCAGTCAACAAACAGTTAAACGACAAGGAACGAGTACAAGCGGCGTTAGAGAACAAACATCTGTTGAGTGTGGTGGAAGGCTGTTTAGCCACTGCTGGGAAGCGTGGCGAATAGATTGGATATATTTGTATCAAGTCAAGAGTGTATCACATAAGGTTGTATTGCCAAGGTATTATTCTCATAAGGATGCATTCGCGTAACGTCGTAAAAGATCTTGTTCTAAACATGCAAGGTTGGAAAATGAAGTCTCAGTGCAAACTGATATACAAATGTAATTCTGAAACAAAGATGCCGGTCCAAATAACCCACATCAGATCATGCCTCCCCTCTTCTGCCTGGCCTCCCTTACCGCATTGATCTCTCTCACTACACCTTCAACCCAGTTGCTCACAACCTCCTCTAACATCTCTTCCCAGCCCTCAAATTTTTTGGCAACGGTCATCGGGTCAAAATCAATTTTGATTACATCTCGACTTTTGCTTGTGATGGAAGTGGGTGTACTAGGTCGGGGAGAGACAGCTTTGGGGGTTGAAGGTGGAGCGGATGTGGACCGTTCAACTCGGTCTTTGCCGGGTTGAGGGAGTGCAGCAGGTTTGGGAAGGAATGAAGAAGTGCTTGTGGAAGATGGCATGAGGATTGGGAGTTGATACCGGTGCCTCAAGGCTCTGTTCATGATCAGTTCATTGCCCTGGATTAGCTCgggttttttttttcttctaaaaaaaaaaaaaaaaacatacGCTGCGAAGCAAGTCAGATTCCCGACCCTCCTAAAAGTCCACTCCTTatctttcttcccttcttcacctATAGGTGTAAGATCATAGTTCCCACCGGTAGCTGTAAGAGTAGGATGTATGTCCTCCTCCGGGATGAATCCCCAGGGCTTCGACGATTGGAGAAGAACAGCATTGTAAGCCTGGATAAGCACGTAACCGTCGCTAGCCCAAACTTATCAGAGGTGCATTATTGGCATTTGTATGAAGAAGGCTTACGAGAGGGATGAAAGAAAAGTGCTTCGGAAGTTTTCGCTTTGGGGTGAGGGTAACGTGAGTGCCAACTCAGGAGGAAGATGTGACGACAAGAGGACATGTAATCGAGCTATGCTATGGTAAGCAGTGTTCCCAAATTATCTCTGGGCCGATAACAGACATACCGAAAGCATCACCTCGCCAGTCCTTGGCCCACTCGGGCATCTCCTTTTCaacatcttctcctttcccaCCTACGAGGAACAACTTCTCCACCACAGCAACCCATTTACCCACACCTTCCCTTGTCATTCTGGCCTCTTTTTCCCATTCCTGCCCTTCCAAGACCCTATAAGACCTCGACTCTTGAACGAGTCGTTCCTCCCAGGGCAGGGAAGCAGAAGGACCATTATCTCTCACCTGGGCGAGTGCATTAAGGTTGTAATCGTCAGAATCGTAATCCGATTCATAATACTCTGGTTCGATAGAGGACGACTGAGAATCGATCGGTGCAAGGATTCGGTCGTCTTCTGGCACATTAACTTGGATACGCAAGCGCTCTTCAAGGGCTCGTAGTGCTGTTAAGACGTCTAGCGCAGATTTACGCAAGCTTGCCAAAACATCTTCTCCCTGTTTCTGACTGGAAAAGACTCGTCGTTCCAAAGGGCTTGATACTGCTCTAGGAAGCGGTACCCCAGGCCTCGAAGGAGTAGAAAAGCTTGTCCGCAACTTCGAGTTGGGCGCAGACGGGATCGCTGGCGTCGATGACTGGCCTTGAGAAACAGAAAGGGCAAGAAATCGAACTCTTCTCATAGATCTCGCTGTAGTAACCAGTGCTGATTGGATATCGTCTGATGTGCGACGTTCTTCCTCTCCGCCTGCGACGGCGGCAAGGCTGGAAAAGTAGAGAGACTTGGACGTAGA includes the following:
- a CDS encoding uncharacterized protein (Similar to TIGR gene model, XP_571278.1) — encoded protein: MDNHPLQPLNNPKYRHVSRSAAKRESVQMLGSIQNLRLQFSQIGVSHKEGAGAGVRYDGSPGVMGLGMVGEDDEENRPLPREGQRERKERKPWKEVDLPRVEPEAARKEAQEIVTSIRQIWGLSVPASPASPHGLSTSKSLYFSSLAAVAGGEEERRTSDDIQSALVTTARSMRRVRFLALSVSQGQSSTPAIPSAPNSKLRTSFSTPSRPGVPLPRAVSSPLERRVFSSQKQGEDVLASLRKSALDVLTALRALEERLRIQVNVPEDDRILAPIDSQSSSIEPEYYESDYDSDDYNLNALAQVRDNGPSASLPWEERLVQESRSYRVLEGQEWEKEARMTREGVGKWVAVVEKLFLVGGKGEDVEKEMPEWAKDWRGDAFARLHVLLSSHLPPELALTLPSPQSENFRSTFLSSLSDGYVLIQAYNAVLLQSSKPWGFIPEEDIHPTLTATGGNYDLTPIGEEGKKDKEWTFRRVGNLTCFAAALRHRYQLPILMPSSTSTSSFLPKPAALPQPGKDRVERSTSAPPSTPKAVSPRPSTPTSITSKSRDVIKIDFDPMTVAKKFEGWEEMLEEVVSNWVEGVVREINAVREARQKRGGMI